A region of Cucumis melo cultivar AY chromosome 2, USDA_Cmelo_AY_1.0, whole genome shotgun sequence DNA encodes the following proteins:
- the LOC103502276 gene encoding dual specificity protein phosphatase PHS1 isoform X7, which yields MLCRVLMVTVNSGGVVFFALFNQLGYDDNLPKEAAAVIKISSSRMATQSERLGYEFAKWLGVQTPQARVIHNSSTEWLQIKEAAEKARDIACLEGDEVGEMTCSELLEALEFSRCLFLMSYVHGSPLLESSSAFESREIAEKLAAAIGRILLLDLVIRNEDRLPCRLLRWRGNSANLLLADRMTCANMNTFEEAFDSAIKRYKPKVITTLQKERRATLVDNRSSSNSGLVSEIPELCDVVESPKSSNLSVKSQISDDTMPCDFNIVAIDSGVPRRPPAGKRANDQSIYPKLVELLLNSSEFSSNLLQDITGGKLGFPSSTNANSTCGMQPSEMSYIVHEFRCGFRAALRDLQGFHIFLLTLHQKLDNSLRAFMNIINKFPLGESDKEDTGIPESHLQGSTTLHCLSPRGKERASSDGNMDVTESAPRSSSSGNKESSDTCSPLSRDSSQGKLYKGSGEPIHSLRLTAKLRDFHKFAKVDAESNKELDMWNEVLKNEAVKLCQENKFNTGFFEGSDSHGVVDAYELKVRLEHILERIALISEAANTERPSSVTPALFIGGALAARSVYTLQHLGVTHILCLCSNEIGQSDSQFPDLFEYKNFSISDDEDSNISSIFEEASDFVDGVEGKGGKVLVHCFEGKSRSATLVLAYLMLRKKYTLLKAWNALKRVHRRAQPNDGFAKTLLELDRRIHGKVSMEWQSRKPTMKVCPICGKNAGLSSSSLKLHLQKSHKKLSSGSVDSAMTMEIQKALTALRISRGGSVSPTQRQSLLILDE from the exons ATGCTTTGTAGGGTTCTTATG GTCACTGTAAATTCTGGTGGAGTCGTTTTCTTTGCACTCTTCAATCAGCTTGGATATGATGACAATCTTCCAAAGGAAGCAGCTGCTGTGATAAAGATATCCTCTTCAAGAATGGCCACACAATCTGAACGCCTTGGCTATGAATTTGCCAAGTGGCTTGGGGTTCAAACTCCACAG GCTAGAGTTATTCATAATTCCAGCACGGAATGGCTCCAGATAAAAGAAGCTGCTGAGAAAGCACGAGATATCGCCTGTTTGGAGGGTGATGAGGTTGGTGAAATGACATGTTCTGAACTACTGGAAGCACTTGAATTTAGCAGATGTCTTTTTCTAATGAG CTATGTGCATGGATCTCCATTGTTAGAAAGCTCGAGTGCATTTGAATCACGAGAAATTGCTGAAAAATTAGCTGCTGCAATTGGAAGGATCTTATTGTTGGACCTTGTCATTAGAAATGAAGATAGGCTCCCTTGTCGTCTTCTTCGTTGGCGTGGAAATTCGGCCAATTTGCTCTTGGCTGATCGAATGACGTGTGCAAATATGAACACATTTGAGGAAGCCTTTGATTCTGCTATTAAGCGATACAAACCAAAAGTCATTACAACGCTTCAAAAGGAAAGAAGGGCAACTTTAGTGGACAATAGATCAAGTTCTAATTCAGGGTTGGTTTCAGAGATCCCTGAACTTTGTGATGTTGTTGAATCCCCAAAATCTAGTAACCTAAGTGTAAAAAGTCAAATATCAGATGACACAATGCCTTGTGATTTTAATATTGTGGCTATTGACTCTGGTGTTCCCCGTCGTCCTCCTGCTGGAAAACGTGCTAATGACCAATCAATTTACCCAAAATTAGTTGAGTTGTTACTTAATAGTTCTGAGTTCTCCTCTAATCTATTACAGGACATTACAGGAGGGAAATTAGGGTTCCCTTCATCAACCAATGCCAACTCCACTTGTGGCATGCAACCCTCAGAAATGAGTTATATTGTCCATGAATTTCGATGTGGGTTTCGTGCTGCTCTTAGGGATTTACAAGGATTTCACATATTTTTGCTTACACTCCACCAAAAGTTAGACAACTCATTACGAGCGTTCATGaacataataaataaatttccCCTTGGGGAATCTGACAAAGAGGATACAGGAATTCCTGAGTCCCATTTGCAGGGTTCTACCACCCTTCATTGTTTATCTCCTCGTGGTAAAGAACGAGCATCGAGTGATGGTAATATGGATGTTACAGAGTCAGCTCCAAGATCATCATCGTCAGGAAATAAAGAAAGCTCAGACACATGTTCTCCCTTATCACGAGATAGCTCACAAGGAAAGTTATACAAGGGAAGTGGAGAGCCCATCCATAGCCTTCGTTTGACTGCAAAGCTCCGGGACTTCCATAAATTTGCCAAG GTTGATGCTGAATCAAATAAAGAATTGGATATGTGGAATGAAGTGCTTAAGAATGAAGCTGTTAAACTCTGCCAGGAGAACAAATTTAATACTGGGTTTTTTGAGGGCAGCGACAGTCATGGAGTTGTTGATGCTTATGAATTGAAG GTGAGACTTGAGCACATTCTTGAAAGGATTGCATTGATATCCGAGGCTGCAAATACAGAACGGCCTTCTTCAGTTACACCTGCCTTGTTTATAGGCGGTGCCTTGGCTGCAAGATCTGTTTACACTCTTCAGCATTTAGGAGTTACTCATATTTTATGTCTCTGCTCAAATGAAATTGGCCAGTCAGATTCGCAGTTTCCTGATCTATTTGAATACAAAAATTTTTCT ATAAGTGATGATGAAGACTCAAACATCAGCAGTATCTTTGAAGAAGCTTCTGATTTTGTTGACGGCGTTGAGGGAAAGGGTGGGAAGGTCCTAGTTCATTGTTTTGAAGGGAAAAGCAGGAGTGCCACATTGGTTCTTGCTTACTTGATGCTCAGAAA GAAATACACACTGTTAAAAGCATGGAATGCTTTGAAACGGGTTCACCGTCGAGCTCAGCCTAATGATGGGTTTGCTAAAACATTATTAGAATTAGATCGAAGGATACACGGAAAGGTTTCCATGGAGTGGCAATCACGAAAACCAACCATGAAAGTTTGCCCAATTTGTGGGAAAAATGCTGGACTGAGCAGTAGCTCACTGAAGCTACATCTGCAGAAATCACACAAGAAGTTATCATCTGGGAGCGTAGACAGCGCAATGACCATGGAAATACAGAAAGCATTGACAGCTCTAAGAATCAGTCGTGGAGGAAGTGTTAGCCCAACCCAGAGGCAATCTCTTCTCATCTTGGATGAATAG
- the LOC103502276 gene encoding dual specificity protein phosphatase PHS1 isoform X6, with amino-acid sequence MAHLKKKRFPVRTYGKMKDKQVTVNSGGVVFFALFNQLGYDDNLPKEAAAVIKISSSRMATQSERLGYEFAKWLGVQTPQARVIHNSSTEWLQIKEAAEKARDIACLEGDEVGEMTCSELLEALEFSRCLFLMSYVHGSPLLESSSAFESREIAEKLAAAIGRILLLDLVIRNEDRLPCRLLRWRGNSANLLLADRMTCANMNTFEEAFDSAIKRYKPKVITTLQKERRATLVDNRSSSNSGLVSEIPELCDVVESPKSSNLSVKSQISDDTMPCDFNIVAIDSGVPRRPPAGKRANDQSIYPKLVELLLNSSEFSSNLLQDITGGKLGFPSSTNANSTCGMQPSEMSYIVHEFRCGFRAALRDLQGFHIFLLTLHQKLDNSLRAFMNIINKFPLGESDKEDTGIPESHLQGSTTLHCLSPRGKERASSDGNMDVTESAPRSSSSGNKESSDTCSPLSRDSSQGKLYKGSGEPIHSLRLTAKLRDFHKFAKVDAESNKELDMWNEVLKNEAVKLCQENKFNTGFFEGSDSHGVVDAYELKVRLEHILERIALISEAANTERPSSVTPALFIGGALAARSVYTLQHLGVTHILCLCSNEIGQSDSQFPDLFEYKNFSISDDEDSNISSIFEEASDFVDGVEGKGGKVLVHCFEGKSRSATLVLAYLMLRKKYTLLKAWNALKRVHRRAQPNDGFAKTLLELDRRIHGKVSMEWQSRKPTMKVCPICGKNAGLSSSSLKLHLQKSHKKLSSGSVDSAMTMEIQKALTALRISRGGSVSPTQRQSLLILDE; translated from the exons GTCACTGTAAATTCTGGTGGAGTCGTTTTCTTTGCACTCTTCAATCAGCTTGGATATGATGACAATCTTCCAAAGGAAGCAGCTGCTGTGATAAAGATATCCTCTTCAAGAATGGCCACACAATCTGAACGCCTTGGCTATGAATTTGCCAAGTGGCTTGGGGTTCAAACTCCACAG GCTAGAGTTATTCATAATTCCAGCACGGAATGGCTCCAGATAAAAGAAGCTGCTGAGAAAGCACGAGATATCGCCTGTTTGGAGGGTGATGAGGTTGGTGAAATGACATGTTCTGAACTACTGGAAGCACTTGAATTTAGCAGATGTCTTTTTCTAATGAG CTATGTGCATGGATCTCCATTGTTAGAAAGCTCGAGTGCATTTGAATCACGAGAAATTGCTGAAAAATTAGCTGCTGCAATTGGAAGGATCTTATTGTTGGACCTTGTCATTAGAAATGAAGATAGGCTCCCTTGTCGTCTTCTTCGTTGGCGTGGAAATTCGGCCAATTTGCTCTTGGCTGATCGAATGACGTGTGCAAATATGAACACATTTGAGGAAGCCTTTGATTCTGCTATTAAGCGATACAAACCAAAAGTCATTACAACGCTTCAAAAGGAAAGAAGGGCAACTTTAGTGGACAATAGATCAAGTTCTAATTCAGGGTTGGTTTCAGAGATCCCTGAACTTTGTGATGTTGTTGAATCCCCAAAATCTAGTAACCTAAGTGTAAAAAGTCAAATATCAGATGACACAATGCCTTGTGATTTTAATATTGTGGCTATTGACTCTGGTGTTCCCCGTCGTCCTCCTGCTGGAAAACGTGCTAATGACCAATCAATTTACCCAAAATTAGTTGAGTTGTTACTTAATAGTTCTGAGTTCTCCTCTAATCTATTACAGGACATTACAGGAGGGAAATTAGGGTTCCCTTCATCAACCAATGCCAACTCCACTTGTGGCATGCAACCCTCAGAAATGAGTTATATTGTCCATGAATTTCGATGTGGGTTTCGTGCTGCTCTTAGGGATTTACAAGGATTTCACATATTTTTGCTTACACTCCACCAAAAGTTAGACAACTCATTACGAGCGTTCATGaacataataaataaatttccCCTTGGGGAATCTGACAAAGAGGATACAGGAATTCCTGAGTCCCATTTGCAGGGTTCTACCACCCTTCATTGTTTATCTCCTCGTGGTAAAGAACGAGCATCGAGTGATGGTAATATGGATGTTACAGAGTCAGCTCCAAGATCATCATCGTCAGGAAATAAAGAAAGCTCAGACACATGTTCTCCCTTATCACGAGATAGCTCACAAGGAAAGTTATACAAGGGAAGTGGAGAGCCCATCCATAGCCTTCGTTTGACTGCAAAGCTCCGGGACTTCCATAAATTTGCCAAG GTTGATGCTGAATCAAATAAAGAATTGGATATGTGGAATGAAGTGCTTAAGAATGAAGCTGTTAAACTCTGCCAGGAGAACAAATTTAATACTGGGTTTTTTGAGGGCAGCGACAGTCATGGAGTTGTTGATGCTTATGAATTGAAG GTGAGACTTGAGCACATTCTTGAAAGGATTGCATTGATATCCGAGGCTGCAAATACAGAACGGCCTTCTTCAGTTACACCTGCCTTGTTTATAGGCGGTGCCTTGGCTGCAAGATCTGTTTACACTCTTCAGCATTTAGGAGTTACTCATATTTTATGTCTCTGCTCAAATGAAATTGGCCAGTCAGATTCGCAGTTTCCTGATCTATTTGAATACAAAAATTTTTCT ATAAGTGATGATGAAGACTCAAACATCAGCAGTATCTTTGAAGAAGCTTCTGATTTTGTTGACGGCGTTGAGGGAAAGGGTGGGAAGGTCCTAGTTCATTGTTTTGAAGGGAAAAGCAGGAGTGCCACATTGGTTCTTGCTTACTTGATGCTCAGAAA GAAATACACACTGTTAAAAGCATGGAATGCTTTGAAACGGGTTCACCGTCGAGCTCAGCCTAATGATGGGTTTGCTAAAACATTATTAGAATTAGATCGAAGGATACACGGAAAGGTTTCCATGGAGTGGCAATCACGAAAACCAACCATGAAAGTTTGCCCAATTTGTGGGAAAAATGCTGGACTGAGCAGTAGCTCACTGAAGCTACATCTGCAGAAATCACACAAGAAGTTATCATCTGGGAGCGTAGACAGCGCAATGACCATGGAAATACAGAAAGCATTGACAGCTCTAAGAATCAGTCGTGGAGGAAGTGTTAGCCCAACCCAGAGGCAATCTCTTCTCATCTTGGATGAATAG
- the LOC103502276 gene encoding dual specificity protein phosphatase PHS1 isoform X8: MVTVNSGGVVFFALFNQLGYDDNLPKEAAAVIKISSSRMATQSERLGYEFAKWLGVQTPQARVIHNSSTEWLQIKEAAEKARDIACLEGDEVGEMTCSELLEALEFSRCLFLMSYVHGSPLLESSSAFESREIAEKLAAAIGRILLLDLVIRNEDRLPCRLLRWRGNSANLLLADRMTCANMNTFEEAFDSAIKRYKPKVITTLQKERRATLVDNRSSSNSGLVSEIPELCDVVESPKSSNLSVKSQISDDTMPCDFNIVAIDSGVPRRPPAGKRANDQSIYPKLVELLLNSSEFSSNLLQDITGGKLGFPSSTNANSTCGMQPSEMSYIVHEFRCGFRAALRDLQGFHIFLLTLHQKLDNSLRAFMNIINKFPLGESDKEDTGIPESHLQGSTTLHCLSPRGKERASSDGNMDVTESAPRSSSSGNKESSDTCSPLSRDSSQGKLYKGSGEPIHSLRLTAKLRDFHKFAKVDAESNKELDMWNEVLKNEAVKLCQENKFNTGFFEGSDSHGVVDAYELKVRLEHILERIALISEAANTERPSSVTPALFIGGALAARSVYTLQHLGVTHILCLCSNEIGQSDSQFPDLFEYKNFSISDDEDSNISSIFEEASDFVDGVEGKGGKVLVHCFEGKSRSATLVLAYLMLRKKYTLLKAWNALKRVHRRAQPNDGFAKTLLELDRRIHGKVSMEWQSRKPTMKVCPICGKNAGLSSSSLKLHLQKSHKKLSSGSVDSAMTMEIQKALTALRISRGGSVSPTQRQSLLILDE, encoded by the exons GTCACTGTAAATTCTGGTGGAGTCGTTTTCTTTGCACTCTTCAATCAGCTTGGATATGATGACAATCTTCCAAAGGAAGCAGCTGCTGTGATAAAGATATCCTCTTCAAGAATGGCCACACAATCTGAACGCCTTGGCTATGAATTTGCCAAGTGGCTTGGGGTTCAAACTCCACAG GCTAGAGTTATTCATAATTCCAGCACGGAATGGCTCCAGATAAAAGAAGCTGCTGAGAAAGCACGAGATATCGCCTGTTTGGAGGGTGATGAGGTTGGTGAAATGACATGTTCTGAACTACTGGAAGCACTTGAATTTAGCAGATGTCTTTTTCTAATGAG CTATGTGCATGGATCTCCATTGTTAGAAAGCTCGAGTGCATTTGAATCACGAGAAATTGCTGAAAAATTAGCTGCTGCAATTGGAAGGATCTTATTGTTGGACCTTGTCATTAGAAATGAAGATAGGCTCCCTTGTCGTCTTCTTCGTTGGCGTGGAAATTCGGCCAATTTGCTCTTGGCTGATCGAATGACGTGTGCAAATATGAACACATTTGAGGAAGCCTTTGATTCTGCTATTAAGCGATACAAACCAAAAGTCATTACAACGCTTCAAAAGGAAAGAAGGGCAACTTTAGTGGACAATAGATCAAGTTCTAATTCAGGGTTGGTTTCAGAGATCCCTGAACTTTGTGATGTTGTTGAATCCCCAAAATCTAGTAACCTAAGTGTAAAAAGTCAAATATCAGATGACACAATGCCTTGTGATTTTAATATTGTGGCTATTGACTCTGGTGTTCCCCGTCGTCCTCCTGCTGGAAAACGTGCTAATGACCAATCAATTTACCCAAAATTAGTTGAGTTGTTACTTAATAGTTCTGAGTTCTCCTCTAATCTATTACAGGACATTACAGGAGGGAAATTAGGGTTCCCTTCATCAACCAATGCCAACTCCACTTGTGGCATGCAACCCTCAGAAATGAGTTATATTGTCCATGAATTTCGATGTGGGTTTCGTGCTGCTCTTAGGGATTTACAAGGATTTCACATATTTTTGCTTACACTCCACCAAAAGTTAGACAACTCATTACGAGCGTTCATGaacataataaataaatttccCCTTGGGGAATCTGACAAAGAGGATACAGGAATTCCTGAGTCCCATTTGCAGGGTTCTACCACCCTTCATTGTTTATCTCCTCGTGGTAAAGAACGAGCATCGAGTGATGGTAATATGGATGTTACAGAGTCAGCTCCAAGATCATCATCGTCAGGAAATAAAGAAAGCTCAGACACATGTTCTCCCTTATCACGAGATAGCTCACAAGGAAAGTTATACAAGGGAAGTGGAGAGCCCATCCATAGCCTTCGTTTGACTGCAAAGCTCCGGGACTTCCATAAATTTGCCAAG GTTGATGCTGAATCAAATAAAGAATTGGATATGTGGAATGAAGTGCTTAAGAATGAAGCTGTTAAACTCTGCCAGGAGAACAAATTTAATACTGGGTTTTTTGAGGGCAGCGACAGTCATGGAGTTGTTGATGCTTATGAATTGAAG GTGAGACTTGAGCACATTCTTGAAAGGATTGCATTGATATCCGAGGCTGCAAATACAGAACGGCCTTCTTCAGTTACACCTGCCTTGTTTATAGGCGGTGCCTTGGCTGCAAGATCTGTTTACACTCTTCAGCATTTAGGAGTTACTCATATTTTATGTCTCTGCTCAAATGAAATTGGCCAGTCAGATTCGCAGTTTCCTGATCTATTTGAATACAAAAATTTTTCT ATAAGTGATGATGAAGACTCAAACATCAGCAGTATCTTTGAAGAAGCTTCTGATTTTGTTGACGGCGTTGAGGGAAAGGGTGGGAAGGTCCTAGTTCATTGTTTTGAAGGGAAAAGCAGGAGTGCCACATTGGTTCTTGCTTACTTGATGCTCAGAAA GAAATACACACTGTTAAAAGCATGGAATGCTTTGAAACGGGTTCACCGTCGAGCTCAGCCTAATGATGGGTTTGCTAAAACATTATTAGAATTAGATCGAAGGATACACGGAAAGGTTTCCATGGAGTGGCAATCACGAAAACCAACCATGAAAGTTTGCCCAATTTGTGGGAAAAATGCTGGACTGAGCAGTAGCTCACTGAAGCTACATCTGCAGAAATCACACAAGAAGTTATCATCTGGGAGCGTAGACAGCGCAATGACCATGGAAATACAGAAAGCATTGACAGCTCTAAGAATCAGTCGTGGAGGAAGTGTTAGCCCAACCCAGAGGCAATCTCTTCTCATCTTGGATGAATAG